ACTCTTTTCCCCACCACTGTGTCCAGCTCTGGAGCTCTGACTGGCGCCTTGGCACTGCCCAACTGCACTGGCGCCACTTCATCCCCTGCCAGCTCCTACCGACACCTGCCAGCAGCTGTCATTCATAAATAACAAGCCCGATAGCTGCCAGGGTGTCCCAGGGAGGGCATGATGCCCACATAGACTACCCATAGACCAATATGGGTAGTCTACAGTATGTGGACATGACAATATGCATACAACTAACCTATATGTACCTGTTCCAATAGGGGACTATTGATTACGGCCATAATTGGGAATAAGAtggagacatacagtaccagtcaaaggtttggacacacctactcattcaagcctTTTTCgttatttctactattttctacattgtagaataatagtgaagacatcaaaactatgaaataacacatatggaatcatgtagtaaccaaaaaaagtgttaaacaaatccaaatacattttataaccagcatggctactacagcattctgcagcaatatgccatccaatctggtttgaacttagtgggactatcatctgTTTTTTCTGgtaaatgacccaacacacctccaggctgtgtaagggctatttgatcaaggagagtgatggagtgctgcatcagatgacctggcctccacaatcacccgacctcaacccaattgagatgatttgggatgagttggaccacagcatgaagaaaagcagccaagtgctcagcattGGTGGGAACTccctcaagactgttggaaaagcattccaggtgaagctggttgagagaatgccaagagtgtgcaaagctgtcatcaaggcaaatggtggctacatttagatttgtttaacacttttttggtcactacatgattccatattgtcaggacccggttacgaacccgggtctccggagtgagaaacagtcacttaaccaactgagccacgaatagtcggcagaacccgaagatgaggcagacacagtagtacttgagacggtgtatttaatgaagtaaaaagtgaagttcttcaggaaaacatgtaactccacaacctcaaaaggaattccacaagaacaaaggtaatcctccaagacaaaaaaggtaaatccacaaggtggaaggtaaagcacaaaaagcctcaaaagatactcaaaaaacaatcaaacaagaacaaaaaacagaattccacaagagagtccaccgggatcaacaagagttctcagagtactagggctgggtgctaacatacaaacacagagcaaagaacagaggaaaacaaagggtttaaatacaatcaggggaaatgaggcacaggtgcaaataataatggggatcaagggaaaacaaaaggtcaaaaggcacaatgggggcatctagtgaccaaaaaccggaacaacactggccaaatcctgacacatatgtgttatttcatagttgtaatgtcttcactattattctacaatgtagaaaatagtaaaaacaaactaaaacccttgaatgagtaggtatgtgcaaacttttggctggtactgtacataGTTGGAACAGTTGCCTATTACCAATGAAACATAATGTTTTGATTTTTCACCATCTTCATTGCAGTCCGTATCTGTGTACATAACAGATGCAAGATATTATGCAATTGTTCAAAGCTCCTGGTACAGTATGTGATGCAGTAAAGGTCATCACTAGTGTGTTTAATCTGCCGTCTGCCATCCTCATCTTATGTTGCCTGCTTCTACATGTGATTAATGTATTACAGTAAGTCAACATGGATAAATGTTGGTATGTACATCAAACGGTCATCATTCAAAACATGCAAGATGAAATTGAATTAACCATTTCTGTCAAAACCTACCATGGTTCAATGATCTCAGTAGTTATGTAGGCCATAGTGGTTAAGAAATCCCTGTCCAATCACTGTCACTTTGTCAGCCACTGCGTTGTGATGCTGCAGGCAGAGAATGACATTGCTATTGATTTACCTCCACCTAGTGGAAAGAAAGGATTATTGCGCATTATACAACTGATCCATTTGACATTAGTCATTGTAGGAGCATCATCTAACATAAGAATATTTTGTCCCATATCCTTCAGCAGGTTGACTCTGTCTTAGTCTGTCTCATGTCAACACATAGTCCCATTGATAAAAATGAAGTAGTTGGAGTAGGAATTGTagcattgtgtgtgtttttgtgtgcatgACTACACTACGCATTTCATTTCTCTCCTGTAATTATATAATATAGGCCCCATAACCTCTCCATTATGCTCCAGAACTCACAAATCACAGTGGACCACCGTGCCTTCAGTGTGCTATGTCATTAATTTAATGGTTGGGTGGTGTTCTGGGGGCAGTTCACTGTGGCTGCATTCACACAAACtaattgaccaatcagatcagtgtTGAAAAATATCTGTGAGAAgttctgatgtgattggtcaaaagattaATTAGTGGAAAGAAttgagctgcctgtgtaaactTAGCCTTAGATCCCTGCCATCCTGCTCACTGAACTCTCCTACTAATCACAATGCCACAAGTGAATTAGTAGAACAGAACCATACATCAAGATAAAGTTCAACCTTCATGCTGGTTCAGGTTCATTTAATCCAGTATTTTATCTTAATCCAGACCATAATGGATATACAGTAGGTGATCAGGTGCTGGACTTTCCTCTGTTTacagtcattggaaataagacCATTTTTCAATtattgaattggaatttcagtttgctttctgaattgactgacttCAAACCCCAACCCTACTACAATGCTAAACCTATGAGacagtttttccacattttgttacgctacaaccttactctaaaatgtattaaattgtttattccccctcatcaatctccacacaataccccataatgacaaagcaaaaacaggtttttagaaatatcacatttgcataagtattcaaaccttcgactcagtactttgttgaagcacctttggcagagattactgtatcaagttttcttgggtatgacactacatgcttggcaaacctgtatttggggagtttctcccattcttctctgcagatcctctcaagctccgtcaggttggatggggagtgttgctgcacagctattcaggtctctccagagatgtttgatcgggttaaagtccgggctctggctgggacactcaaggacatgcagagacgtgtcccgaatccactcctgcgttgtcttggctgtgtgcttagggtcattctcctgttggaaagtgaaccttcgccccagtcttacgtcctgagcactctggatcaggttttcatcaaggatctctctgtactttgctccgttcatctttgccttgatcccgactagtctcccagtcccggccgctgaaaaacatccccacggcatgatgctgtcaccaccatgcttcactgtatggatggtgccaggtttcccccagacgtgatgcttgccattcaggccaaggagttcaatcttggtttcatcagaccagataatcttgtttctcatggtctgagggtcttttggcaaactcaaagtggGCTGTTATGtttattttactgaggagtgactcccatctggccactctaccataaaggcctgattggtggagtgcagcagagatggttgtccttctggaaggttctcccatctccacagaggaactctggagctctgtcagagtgaccatcgggttcttgtcacctccctgaccaaggctcttctcccccgattgctcagtttggccgggcagccagctctaagaagagtcttggtagttccaaatttcttccatttaagaatgttcttgaggaccttcaatgttgcagacattttttggtaccgttctccagatctgtgcctcgacacaatcttgtctcggcactctacagacaatttcttcaacttcatggctttgtttttgctctgacatgcactgtcaactgtggaaccttaatATAGACGGGTGTGTGCCTTCCAAAATCATGTCAATCCATTGAATtgactacaggtggactccaatcaagttgtaaaaacggctcaaggatgatcaatggaaacaggatgcacctgagctcaatttataatctcatagcaaaggcgcTGAATACTTAGTTAAATATGATATTTCTGTTgtatatttttaataaatgtgctaaaaaaatgtaaaaacctgttttcgctttgtcattatagggtattatgtgtagattgatgaggggaaaccatttaatccattttagaataaggctgtaatgtaacaatatttggaaaaagtcaagagttcTGAATACtgactgaaggcactgtatacctaTCTGTAAGATACTTTATATTCTAAATCAATCTATAGCTCATTTCCTGTTTATGTCTCAGCATTACATGGGAATTGTGGGTAATGTGTTCCTTCTGTGAAGGAGGCATGTTTTCCACGAGGGGCATGAAACTCCTCGTGGAATTGGGCCAAATCCATTTATATACTGTAATTGGTATGATTCAAGGAAATGGTTGTCATTTCATGGCTCTTAGTCTGATTTACCACCCTGTTTTCTCTGAGAAACCTACACAGAAAAACAGACCAATCACCTTTACATGACCTTGGGTCTTTCAGGAACTGGCCAATCTGGTTAATAAAATAGAGTGATGGTCCAGGGCACTCCGTCAACAGAACCTCCACCTATGTTCCCAGGTCAGTTCTTATACCTTCGCTCCACTGTGGCTGAGTTTTTATACGTCACATCAGTTCTTATGCAACTCAATTCTTTCTAGCTTGACCTGACGTTTCTGAAGAAGGTTGAGGTTGGATAAATCCAGATGGAGGTTTGAGAAATGGCAGGGCTAATGGCCTATATGTACCCAATGGAGACAACCTCTCTGCCAGACTGCTTTCTAGAGCCAGTACTGTTGGTGTCTGCCTGCCTATCCTCCTACTTACTGGCTCTGCTACTTGTGGTGTCATCTGAATGTACATTAGCAGTGACCTTCGAGAAAGGTGTAGGAAAAACTAATGATGTAGCTATATGTATTTTTTACATATTCTATATGCAGTATGAGATTACATTTACTTAATTTGGAGAAAGAAAAGAACATACATCCCACTGGTCACAGACTGTTTGAATTGTATTTTAATTTACCTCTTTATTTATGTTGTTGGCATGACGTTGACACAATGACATTGATTCAAACATACCATTTTAGTATCAACATTGAAACAAGGTCAAATAAAATGTCATATGAATCATGTGAAATTCAACAATTTCAACCACCCcattatactgtatattgaaTACAGGATGTGGAATTTAAAATGCAATTTCAACATATACATAGTTCTGATGATTGGGTTGAAATTAGATTGATGTAACATCCTGTTAGTCAGGTTAAGAAATTGTACAAGTTGAAGTTTTACCTAAATTTCAATGTTTACAATGCTGGTTAAAATGAGATGAAAACAGTACTGgttgactttttgcaaatccaaatgTGTTGTCCACGTCAAAATAGGTTGACAAATGaagttgaaacaacgttgattcaaccagtgtgtgcccagtgggatagcTTAAGTTATAAATTCAGACATGTTGATTtttaaaaaaagaagagaaaaaaGATTGTCATATACACAGAATCTGATGGTAtacacacatggaataaaacaacAATTGGTTATAACTATATAGAAGGCCAGTATTATAGGATCCAGTACTTTGTAAAGAATGTCTGATGGAGAAATGAAAATCCCACATCAATGGACACTGGATAGATGAGATTACAAATAATCTGTGCTTTTCATCAGCAAGCGAATCAATTAGATTTCTTCCAAATAAATAACACTATCATAAAACTGGTCGTTTGGCTCCAGGATCCCTGCTAACAGTCCATCATGACATGTTCATGTTGCTGTCAGAATCATCTCGTGATTATCTCAACTTGCTTCCAGACTAGAATGTATTTAGATATAGCATGGGTTAATATTAACCTTAACTGACCGACCTTGGAAACAATGTGTAACTCTTACATTTCCATCTCTGTAGTACCATACATAGAGTGAAAGGTGCCTAGACGAGATCACTTTTTCTGACCAATGCAAAAATCACACATCAACGTCATTATCATGGACAAATCCAAGTAAATGCCAATAGAAAACAGCTCAAACAAACGAAAATGCAGCTAGTGTACTGTCATTCCAGGCTCAATGTTTGACGTGACTGAACTGAAGTTGGCTAGCTAGGGACAAGAACGTTATCCAGCCTGCATAGCAACCATTTTGTTTAGCAGAACAGACGACCGTCCTTTTGCATAGCAACTacgcaaaaaaaaaaatgaacgaCTGGTACGCATCTGTAGCAACATGACCGAAAGAATCAAGCAGATTTCTGTAAGAATTACATTTTATATATTCACTTATCAAAATAAAGTTAATGTAAATATGTGAGTCATTGTTATTTTAATATGTTGGTAACACATTTCTAAAAGCAATAAGGCATGCAAGGCAGTGCTGCATCATGAATAGTCACAGGCAAATGGGTTGACTCCGTTGTAGCGTTGGGCCGAACAACGCCATTTACCTGTGACTTTATTCATGATACACCACTGCCTCTTGTGCCTTATCACTAACTAAACCCTCAGTATTCATTCAAATGATGTGCTTGTTTCAAACATCAATGGATCCCTAGGGTGCCCACCTTTTAAGATAAGCAGAGCCTAAATTAACATACTATACCGCTTTCACACTAGTGAGCAGAGCCAAGCAGTACTGCACTGACCTGGTTAACAATCCACCCGAGTTGCTGAAAAGGACAATGTCAAAGGAAAATACGAGCCAGGAGACAGATGGGATCAGCACGACAGTGTGAAAAAGGGTACTAATGTAAACTGGAATGTCTGTATGGGACATCTTTATTAATTTTCCTGACTCAAACCATGGCCCGCACTGCCTGAGATCGCATCAGGGAGGAAGATCATGTTGCGATGTCATTTCCGGTGTCTCCTCTTTGTCGGGTTACCGTGGTTACACGCCTGTTACTCCTTGACATTGTCTGAGGCAAAGGCTTGGCTGGCCACCACAATCCACACCTGAATTAAAATCTAACCTAACTCATGAATGTTCAGCCATTCCCAACAGATAAGAATGATATTAAGACTGCCTCTGGTGTCTTATCACCAACTAAACCCTCAGTATTCATTCAAAATGATGTGCTTGTTTCAAACATCAATGGATCCCTAAGGTTTCAAAATGATGTGCTTGTTTCAAACATCAATGGATCCCTAAGGTGCCCCCCTTTTAAGATAAGCAGAGCCTAAATTAACATACTAAAGACTGCCTCATGTGCCTTATCACTAACAGAAAAGTTGTTGGGCTATGTCTTTCAGTGCCGGCAGTGGGTAGTTTGGGTTAGGGGGGGATGGGGGTTCTCTCAGTCTTCTACACTCAGTCAATTACAACGGTCTTGGCATTCCAGTTTTCAGAAGTTCAGTTCTTGTCCCGCTAGTCCAGCTCTTGTTCCTGGTTTTAGGCCGTCGATATCAGATGAGGCAGTCCCATGTTTAGAGTGCTACTCCAGGACATCAGTCGAGTGCCTTCCCCATAGGACAGGGCTCATCTGGATTTCTCTCTTAAAAGGTCAGTGGCTCACAGTGCACAGGGAAACAAAGATAAGCAACATGTAGTGTGCCGTGGCATCCGACTAGATTTCAGATGCACGGCAGAATGGTGTCCCAGGTCTCTGCCCTGACCTCACAGGCTGCCCTTGCGAATGGCACAGCCGTCACAGACGCGGACAGGGTGGTCCCAGCCACGGGAGGGCACGGGGCGGCTCTTGGAGGAGCAACCGCTGCAGACACCCTGGCCACACGCCCGACAGTGGTGCTTGGACATACTGGGGGTGAAGGCTTTGCTGCACCTGTGGCACTGCACGATCTGGGGGTCGGGGACCCAGTAGTCAGGCCGGGCCACTCCTTTCACAAAGCCTGGaacatggaggacagagagaaataaatagCTCTCTTTATAAAGTAGTTGCCGTTGAGTCAGAGCAGTGGATAAAGACTGTGTAATCTTTGTGAATATAATGCTGTATCTTGTAGATTACTGTCTGCATATGCTGTAAAATGTCTATGGTTTCCAAGTGTTTTtgtgaatacacagagacatgtgTACTAGCTAGCTTTATTTGTGATGCATTTCTTAAACATGACGCTAGCCGTACTCACACAGAGGGTAGTCCACTGCAGTGGTGACCATGTCTAGAGTAGACTGGGCCACCTCTGTCACCCTGCGGGCCATCAGCCCCCGCGGCTCCACCACAGCCACTACAGGACACAGAGAGGGACCAACAGAGCCATCAGGACCACTGGAATACATTTTCTTTTAACCTCTATTCAACCAGGAAGTCCCTTGAGATGAGTAGTCTCTTTCTCAAGGAGACATGAAAGAACACTTACTATTCACATCAAACACCTCAGTTGCcccccaaatggaaccctattccctttgttagtactacttttgtccagagtcTAAGTAAGTCAAGTAAGTAGGTAAGTCTTTGGCAAGTAAGCGTTGTCCGACCCAGAACGGCCCACCCTTGTCAAACGTAGTGCAGTATGAAAGGaactgggtgccatttgggatgcaacccccATTCAttcattacaaaaaaaaaataatacatttgacTACAAACTGATCCTGAATCAGACTAAGGAGGAGGTAACATCAGCTTGTACATTAACATCCATGACCAAACACTGATCCTAAATCAGACTTTGGGGGAGGTAACATAAGCTGGCATCCTGACCCTGGCTGGTGGTGTCGGTCCCTCCCTGGCGGTGGCAGGCGTCACAGACCCGGACGGGGGTGCTTCCCCAGCCCCTCTCGGGTACGGGCATCTTGCGGGTGGAGCAGGCCTGGCAGAAGCCCTCGCCACACGAACGACAGTGGtgcttcctctctgcctcctcaaaGGGCTTCTTACAGCAGTGACACATCTGGGGGACAGGCACAGAGCACAATAATGATTTGAATGTCAAGAGCCAGTAGTCAGAACTATACACTCACAaccggcagcgtagcctagtggttagagcgttggaccagtaaccggaaggttgcgagttcaaacccccgagctgacaaggtacaaatctgtcgttctgccccagaacagggagttaactcactgttcccaggccgtcattgaaaataagaatgtgttcttaactgacttgcctggttaaataaaggttaaaaaaattacaattaaaaaaaaaaaaacataccaaACAACTCTGTTCAGTGCCACATTTGAGAATTACAGCCGAGTATTGATTTCATTCACTATAATGATATATTGGGTTTAGAACTAACACTGCACTGGGTCTATTGCCTCAATAAAAACAGCAATTCTTAGGGCTCTGCTATCTGTTCAAAAAGCCTGTGAGTGTGTTGCTGGTTAGATGATGCTGTGAGAGTGATGACTCACGGTGATGTCCGTGTTGGGTCTCCAATAGAGCGGGGCCACCTGGTCAGTGAGCCAGGACGTGACAGCCTTGGTGGGGCCCGTGCTGTACTCCGACACAGACTGGATCACAAAGTTCATCCCATCCAGCATCCTCTGGGCCGCATTCTGGTGGTCTGTCAGGAAGGTCTCAGACTGGACACACAAAGACAGGGAGAGCAACGGTCAGAGGGAGGCCATCTTTGAATGCATTTGATATCCATGTTGGCAGTACGTGTTCATCCATTCATAACTGATGATGACCGTGACATATTGAAGTGCAGAGTTGACGGTGCCAGTGAAAGTAACGTCATCTTTATTAACCGTTGACAGGTGACATACTTTGAAAGTGAAATATATTCCAGAGACTTTGCGCATATATTACAACCTGCTGTCTCAAATTCCTCTAAATATTCTCACTGGTACTTCAATTGAGCTTGAGTGACGGTTTGCATGTTGTGCCCGTCAGTACAACGAGGAGTGTGTTGGACTAGGAAGCTCTGCTCACCCCGTCCCAGACGTGTTTGACCTCGGGCCGCACCACGCCACTCTCTGGGTCCTGGTTGCCCAACCAGTACTGCCGGCTGCGGTAGATGATGCCACAGCTGCCACACTCCAGGACATACCTGGCAGGACAGGGGCACCGTGGTGGGGGaaaggatgagagggggaggaaatatATAGTGAATTGGCTTCGATGGCAGAGTGGATTCCGCGTTTGGacgtgtgtgtatatctgtgtatgAGTGGTACTTCATTGAATGGATTCGAGAGCCCTGGTTGAAAGGGACATCTTTAATGCCATCGTAAAAGttcatatgtgtgtgtctcagtgtctgcAAAGAGTCCAGATTACGTCGGCAACTCACCCAGACCAGGCGTACTTCGCCAGCCCAAACCAGGGGTTGTCTGTGGAGGCTGAGGTTTTAGGGATGACAATAACCTCCCTGCCCCCCTCATAGCACCTCTGCGTGGGTAGGACCAGATCAGGGAGTTAGCACACAACATATGATCACGGCTAGGTTCATGCATTTCGCTTGTACTACAAAACTGTTCAACACCATCTTCACAGGATTTAAGCCGATATCGTATATAGAAGAACACTACTGTCAACTTTCTTTTCAGATCACATTAATAAGTCTTTATTGCTTTCAACTGAATGtaatttataatataataataataataataataatatatgctttcaactgatgtgtgcatacattctacgtataatTTATCTCTCCAACTGAGCTGGACCACTCCCATCACAGACATAGACCATATGTGAAATGGAGATGAGGACCTTGCAGATGAGGACCTTGTTGTTGTACTGGTGAGCGTACTGACACAGTCCGTCTGCCAGGTGAGGGACCCTGTCTCTGAGATGGTTCATCCCGTTCTTACAGCGGATACTGAGGGGAAAGAGAACAGTGAAAACCCCCATTCAAATCAGAAGGACGGTTGAATCCATCCATCACAAACCTAACATCCAAGTTACTTGTGTAAAACGTGAAGGTGTACAGAAAATATTTGGCTGAACATCATCAGTGACTAACGCTCCCATGTTGGTGGATGGCCAAAAGGcgcttctccttctctcctagcGACTTAACACGTTAGACGTGCATCATAACACATTTATAACAGGGACAAACAAGGATTTATACTCAAGCAGTGAGATCCTGTTAAACCAATATCTATTTCTGGATATGAACATCAATCCGCATGTTTAGGGAAAATATTTGGTTTCTAATCTAGCTCAAATTTCCCAAGTGAAAGaagacactctactgtacagaatgAATACCCATAGAGGGGTATGATATCCATATGACAAACCGACTTTTATGCTTCCTTTGTGGCAACCCATCTGGGAGGGACACATATCCTAGCACTATTTGCTCGCGTGCAGCATGTGAATACAccattcattagtgcacactgtaTCAAAACGTTCTGCAGTGGACAATGGTTTGCAATGAAAACGAGAGCTTCTATTGGACAATTTCAGGTTAGTCCCTctccatttacttttgattcaTGTGATAGAGTTACTCTGGGCAGATACATGCAGCAGATGCAGGTAAGTCACTTACTTGCAGCTGAGGCAGACTGAAGAGCAGGTGAAGTACTCATCAGGGAAGAAGGAGTAGAGGGGTATCTTGTCATCAAAGATCTCCCCACAGAACCTGTCACTCAGGgcctggagaggaggggagaaggagagagatgaggaaaccAAGGGGTGGAAAGGGAGGAGGCAAGCAGAGTCATGaggtcaaaaacaaacaatcagtGGGTTTTGGAAAGGCCTATTTACCCAGACAAGCATCAAATTCCCATTAAAATTCACTAGTACTGGCATTACCTGTCTATCAAACAAATGAATTATGCGACAATGCAAAGAGATatcaacacacaca
This DNA window, taken from Oncorhynchus gorbuscha isolate QuinsamMale2020 ecotype Even-year linkage group LG13, OgorEven_v1.0, whole genome shotgun sequence, encodes the following:
- the LOC123992922 gene encoding zinc finger FYVE domain-containing protein 1-like isoform X2 — encoded protein: MSEVLMKEMEEVSLCHMKTTEEHSENGRSFLLVDEQENLQVHDEAQFLERLGCGDMQGVKVLSIFGNTGDGKSHTLNHILFGGDTVFYTSKSPSSCTVGVWAAFDPGLGLVALDTEGLLGAAANQNQRMRLLLKVLAVSDVVVYRTRAERLHNDMFQFLSSASGAYLKHFTPELRALSSRCGMDVPLSSLGPAVIVFQETTHTQLLGHERTDVPGYADTQLQRRFHDLGLGTEAFSSVQYVGTQTITPPTNYSLLLEAVRQQVRNTATRSPRQPAIVFSALQALSDRFCGEIFDDKIPLYSFFPDEYFTCSSVCLSCNIRCKNGMNHLRDRVPHLADGLCQYAHQYNNKRCYEGGREVIVIPKTSASTDNPWFGLAKYAWSGYVLECGSCGIIYRSRQYWLGNQDPESGVVRPEVKHVWDGSETFLTDHQNAAQRMLDGMNFVIQSVSEYSTGPTKAVTSWLTDQVAPLYWRPNTDITMCHCCKKPFEEAERKHHCRSCGEGFCQACSTRKMPVPERGWGSTPVRVCDACHRQGGTDTTSQVAVVEPRGLMARRVTEVAQSTLDMVTTAVDYPLCFVKGVARPDYWVPDPQIVQCHRCSKAFTPSMSKHHCRACGQGVCSGCSSKSRPVPSRGWDHPVRVCDGCAIRKGSL
- the LOC123992922 gene encoding zinc finger FYVE domain-containing protein 1-like isoform X1, translated to MSEVLMKEMEEVSLCHMKTTEEHSENGRSFLLVDEQENLQVHDEAQFLERLGCGDMQGVKVLSIFGNTGDGKSHTLNHILFGGDTVFYTSKSPSSCTVGVWAAFDPGLGLVALDTEGLLGAAANQNQRMRLLLKVLAVSDVVVYRTRAERLHNDMFQFLSSASGAYLKHFTPELRALSSRCGMDVPLSSLGPAVIVFQETTHTQLLGHERTDVPGYADTQLQRRFHDLGLGTEAFSSVQYVGTQTITPPTNYSLLLEAVRQQVRNTATRSPRQPAIVFSALQALSDRFCGEIFDDKIPLYSFFPDEYFTCSSVCLSCNIRCKNGMNHLRDRVPHLADGLCQYAHQYNNKVLICKRCYEGGREVIVIPKTSASTDNPWFGLAKYAWSGYVLECGSCGIIYRSRQYWLGNQDPESGVVRPEVKHVWDGSETFLTDHQNAAQRMLDGMNFVIQSVSEYSTGPTKAVTSWLTDQVAPLYWRPNTDITMCHCCKKPFEEAERKHHCRSCGEGFCQACSTRKMPVPERGWGSTPVRVCDACHRQGGTDTTSQVAVVEPRGLMARRVTEVAQSTLDMVTTAVDYPLCFVKGVARPDYWVPDPQIVQCHRCSKAFTPSMSKHHCRACGQGVCSGCSSKSRPVPSRGWDHPVRVCDGCAIRKGSL